In Mycteria americana isolate JAX WOST 10 ecotype Jacksonville Zoo and Gardens chromosome 23, USCA_MyAme_1.0, whole genome shotgun sequence, a single window of DNA contains:
- the LOC142420148 gene encoding protein phosphatase 1 regulatory subunit 3C-B-like gives MPVDLAVRLCLSHSPPIRKLLNSYEELRGNRGRKPLRSCLNQKLSAEPEPERRDSAKSSKGQKKKRVVFADMKGLSLTAVRFFSKIEEDLCDLQHALSDLACFRPRLRDSRPEVCRYVLDFPQPSADYMTFRSRLHGDHVCLENCLIQDRALSGTVKVRNIEYEKKVMVRITFDGWKSFRDIPCQYMHSTYSSADTDTFSFELALPKPSVSHRATEFCISFQCGQKTHWDNNHGRNYKICHVGMIRPPSRAVKSASRAWEHLGTSRAATLVLSHLQTWQRSETQAPYW, from the coding sequence ATGCCCGTGGACCTGGCCGTGCGGCTCTGCCTGAGCCACTCGCCCCCCATCCGCAAGCTGCTGAACTCCTATGAGGAGCTGCGGGGCAACCGGGGACGCAAACCCCTCCGATCCTGTCTCAACCAGAAGCTGAGCGCAGAACCCGAGCCCGAGCGGCGAGATAGCGCCAAGAGCTCCAAGGGCCAGAAGAAGAAGAGGGTCGTGTTTGCTGACATGAAGGGGCTCTCGCTGACGGCTGTCCGCTTCTTCTCAAAGATTGAGGAGGACCTCTGTGACTTGCAGCATGCCCTGTCTGACCTTGCCTGCTTCCGACCTAGGCTGCGGGACTCACGCCCAGAAGTGTGCAGGTATGTGCTGGACTTCCCACAGCCCTCTGCGGACTACATGACTTTCCGCAGCCGCCTACACGGCGACCACGTCTGCCTGGAGAACTGCCTGATCCAGGATCGTGCCCTGTCAGGGACAGTGAAGGTCAGAAACATCGAGTATGAGAAGAAAGTGATGGTCCGCATCACCTTTGATGGCTGGAAGAGCTTCCGGGACATCCCCTGCCAGTACATGCACAGCACGTACAGCTCGGCTGACACAGACACCTTCTCTTTTGAGCTTGCCCTGCCCAAGCCATCTGTCTCTCACAGGGCCACAGAGTTCTGCATCTCCTTCCAGTGCGGACAGAAGACCCACTGGGACAACAACCACGGGAGGAACTACAAGATCTGCCACGTGGGCATGATCCGCCCTCCCTCCCGTGCCGTGAAGAGTGCCAGCAGGGCCTGGGAGCATCTTGGCACCTCTCGGGCTGCCACCCTGGTCCTTTCTCACCTGCAGACGTGGCAGCGCTCAGAGACCCAGGCTCCTTATTGGTAG